Below is a genomic region from Catenuloplanes atrovinosus.
AGGGCGTGCGAGGCGTCGTCCGCGGAGGCGAAGGGGCCGATCCGGTGTTTGGCCGGGCACAGCTCGGGCTCGGTTTCCACCCGGTTGTGCCGTATGCACCAGAAGAAGCGGCCGACACTGTCGCTCATGACATCACTGTGCACCGCAAAGCGGCCATGCGCTACCGATTCGCGCAAATAGCCGGTTCACCTCCACGGTAGAGGCGGACGGGCCGTCTCGGGTCGAGTCCCGGCAACCGGCGACGAAGCCACCCCATCGGATGACAGAGTCGACAGGGGAGCCGGTAGATCGCATGATGTGCAACCCGCTGGCCGAATCAGCATGATCTGCGACACAGTGGGGTAACGAGGCTCAACCATCCCGGCTCCGGCGCGTGTCGAGATGGTCGGGACGGCGCAACAGGGAAAGGCGGCCAGCATGCTCAGTCAGGAGGACAACCGCCGGCTCAGTGAGATCGAGGAACACCTGGTCCTCACGGACCCGGCGTTCGTGGCGCGGATGCGTGCCGCGCGTGGCAACCGCCCGGGCATCGGCGCCCTGGCCGGCATCGCCGTCATGTGGGCGGTCGTGCCGATCATCGGAGTCGCCGGCGGGTTGGTGCCGGCGCTGATCGCGGGCCTGGCGTTCGTGGCCGGCACCGTGCTGGTGCTGCGCCGGCCGTTCCGCCGGGCGAAGACCGCTTGAGACCCGGAAAGACCCACGAGGGGGTACGGCGCGGGCCGTACCCCCTCGTCGTGTGCGCGTCCGGTCAGGACCGCAGGAAGTCGAGCAGCGCCTCGTTGACCTCGGTGCCGTGCGTCCAGAGCAGGCCGTGCGGCGCGCCCTCGATCTCCACGTAGGTGGCCTGCGGCAGCCGCTTGCGGAACTCCCGCGCGGTGGCGTCGATCGGCAGGATGTTGTCGGCCGTGCCGTGCAGGATCAGCGCCGGTACGTCGATCTTCGGGATGTCCCCGCGGAAGTCGGTGACCCAGGTCGGGACCGCCGCGCTGGAGGCGAACCAGGACGCGCCGGCCGCCACGTTCCAGCTGTTGCGCAGCGCCTCCTCGGAGAGCCGGCCGCCGAGGTTCTCGTCCGTGTTGTAGAAGTCGCGGTAGAAGTCGGTGAAGTACTTGTACCGGTCCGCCTTCACGGCCGCGCTGATCCCGTCGAAGACCTCCTGCGGCACGCCCGTGGGGTTGTCGTCCGTCTTGAGCAGGAACGGCTCCAGCGAGGCGAGGAACGCGGCCTTGGCGACCCGGGCGGAGCCGTACCGGCCGAGGTAGCGGGCGACCTCGCCGGTGCCCATCGAGAAGCCGACCAGCACCACGTCCGTCAGGTCGAGCTTCTCCAGCACGGTGTTGAGGTCCGCGGCGAACGTGTCGTAGTCGTACCCGGTGGTGGGCTGGCTCGACTGCCCGAAGCCGCGGCGGTCGTACGCGATGACCCGGTATCCGGCCGCAAGC
It encodes:
- a CDS encoding alpha/beta fold hydrolase, coding for MPYITVGSENSTSIDLYYEDHGSGQPVVLIHGYPLDGHSWEKQQAALLAAGYRVIAYDRRGFGQSSQPTTGYDYDTFAADLNTVLEKLDLTDVVLVGFSMGTGEVARYLGRYGSARVAKAAFLASLEPFLLKTDDNPTGVPQEVFDGISAAVKADRYKYFTDFYRDFYNTDENLGGRLSEEALRNSWNVAAGASWFASSAAVPTWVTDFRGDIPKIDVPALILHGTADNILPIDATAREFRKRLPQATYVEIEGAPHGLLWTHGTEVNEALLDFLRS
- a CDS encoding DUF3040 domain-containing protein, encoding MLSQEDNRRLSEIEEHLVLTDPAFVARMRAARGNRPGIGALAGIAVMWAVVPIIGVAGGLVPALIAGLAFVAGTVLVLRRPFRRAKTA